A window of the Cannabis sativa cultivar Pink pepper isolate KNU-18-1 chromosome X, ASM2916894v1, whole genome shotgun sequence genome harbors these coding sequences:
- the LOC115706540 gene encoding ankyrin repeat-containing protein BDA1 yields the protein MEKVFSMLYEAAQEGNVTTLRQLLKQDKLILDRLIVINNNGFSETPLHVAAMLGHADFVKEIITYKPELAKEVDAWHSTPLHLAVAKSHLETVKILLSMVDDHKNLCSAWDGEGRNPMHLAAMRGRLDVLRELLKVAPEAGRINLKDRNETILHVCVRHNQLEALKLLVNAMDGDYHFVNAKDDYGMTILHLAVTYKQIETVKFLVTNTRVEVNATNTNKFTAFDILAQSQRSEKDFDISESLRSVGASQTIDQSLLTKKHIHDHGTKNDQSNSNNQKENQQDKTTKMSEGWLSRKRESLMIVASLIATMAFQAGTNPPGGL from the exons ATGGAGAAAGTGTTTAGTATGCTTTATGAAGCTGCCCAAGAAGGGAATGTGACCACTTTAAGGCAACTTCTTAAACAAGATAAATTGATTCTCGATCGACTCATTGTTATCAACAACAATGGTTTTTCAGAGACTCCTCTTCATGTGGCGGCTATGCTCGGCCATGCAGATTTCGTCAAAGAAATCATCACTTACAAGCCTGAGCTTGCAAAGGAGGTTGACGCATGGCACTCCACGCCACTGCACTTAGCAGTGGCAAAAAGTCACCTGGAGACCGTCAAAATACTACTTTCAATGGTTGATGATCACAAAAACTTGTGTTCCGCTTGGGATGGAGAGGGAAGAAACCCTATGCACCTCGCAGCTATGAGAGGGCGACTTGATGTGTTGAGAGAGCTACTCAAAGTGGCTCCCGAGGCAGGTCGAATCAATTTGAAGGATCGAAATGAGACCATTTTGCATGTTTGTGTGAGGCATAATCAGTTGGAAGCTCTAAAACTTTTGGTGAATGCTATGGATGGTGATTACCACTTTGTAAATGCCAAAGATGATTATGGTATGACAATTTTGCATTTAGCGGTGACTTATAAACAAATTGAG ACAGTTAAGTTTTTGGTAACAAATACTAGAGTTGAAGTGAATGCTACCAACACAAACAAATTCACAGCATTTGACATCTTAGCACAGAGTCAACGAAGTGAAAAAGACTTTGACATTTCAGAGTCTCTTCGGTCAGTAGGAGCTTCACAAACCATAGATCAATCTTTACTTACAAAGAAACATATTCATGATCATGGTACTAAAAATGACCAAAGTAATAGTAACAACCAAAAAGAAAATCAACaagataaaacaacaaaaatgtcTGAAGGCTGGCTAAGTAGAAAGCGAGAGTCGCTAATGATTGTTGCATCCCTTATTGCCACAATGGCTTTCCAAGCTGGAACGAATCCTCCAGGCGGTCTCTAG